One Fictibacillus halophilus genomic window, GCATGACGGCTGATAAAGCATACAAAAAGTCTGCTCGTATCGTTGGTGAAGTAATCGGTAAGTACCACCCTCACGGTGACTCCGCTGTATACGACACGATGGTTCGTATGGCACAGGATTTCAACTTCCGCCACATGCTGATCGACGGTCATGGTAACTTTGGTTCGGTCGACGGCGATGCAGCGGCAGCGATGCGTTACACAGAAGCCCGTATGTCTAAGATCGCTATGGAGATGGTACGTGACATCAACAAAGACACGATCGGCTACAAAGACAACTACGATGGATCTGAACAAGAACCGGTTGTATTACCTGCTCGTTTCCCTAACTTGCTCGTTAACGGTGCTGCGGGGATCGCGGTTGGTATGGCAACGAACATTCCGCCGCATCAATTAGGTGAAGTCATCGACGGAATTTTAGCCGTAAGTGAAAATCCGGATATCACGATTCCTGAGCTGATGGAAATTATCCCAGGTCCAGACTTTCCGACGGCAGGTGAAATTCTAGGACGTGAAGGAATTCGTAAAGCTTACACAACTGGAAGAGGTTCTATCATTATCCGCGCAAAAGCTGAGATCGAAGAGATGCCTAGCGGAAAACAAGCGATTATCGTAACGGAACTTCCTTATCAAGTAAACAAAGCTCGTTTGATCGAAAAGATCGCTGAGCTCGTTCGTGATAAGAAGATCGAGGGCATCACGGACCTTCGTGATGAGTCTGACCGTAACGGTATGCGTATCGTGATGGAGATACGCCGTGATGCGAATGCAAATGTTATTTTAAATAATTTATATAAACAGACAGCTCTACAGACAAGCTTTGGTATCAATATGCTTGCACTTGTTGATGGACATCCAAAAGTTCTTAACATTAAAGAATGTTTGTATCATTACCTGAAGCATCAGCAAGTCATCATCCGTCGCCGTACGGAGTTTGATCTTAAAAAAGCAGAAGCAAGAGCTCATATTTTAGAAGGTCTCCGTATCGCACTGGATCACCTGGATGAAGTTATTGCACTTATCCGTGGATCAAGAACAACAGACCTTGCGCGTGAAGGCTTAATGGAAAAGTTTGAATTAAGCTACGAGCAATCACAAGCGATCTTAGATATGCGTTTGCAGCGCTTAACAGGTTTAGAGCGAGACAAGATCGAGAACGAATACAACGATCTTGTTGCATTAATCTCTGAATTGAGAGCGATTCTTGCAGATGAAGAAAAAATCTTGGAGATCATTCGTACAGAGCTTATCGAGATCAAAGAGAAGTACGACAACCCTAGACGTACGATCATCTCAGTAGGATTTAATAGTATCGAAGACGAGGATCTGATTCCTCGTTCAAATATCGTTATTACACTAACGAACAAAGGCTACATCAAGCGCCTTCCGATTTCTACTTATCGTTCACAGCGTCGTGGTGGTAAAGGTATACAAGGAATGGGCACGAGTGAGGATGACTTTGTTGAACAGTTGTTTACGACAAATACGCACAACTATATTCTCTTCTTTACGAATAAAGGGAAGGCTTATAGGCTAAAAGGCTACGAGATTCCTGAATACGGAAGAACAGCGAAAGGTATTCCGATCATCAACTTGTTGCAGATCGAGCAAGGTGAAACCATCTCTGCTGTCATTCCTGTAGAAGATATGGAAAGTGATGAGATCTACCTTAACTTCATGACGAAGCAAGGAATCACAAAGCGTTCTCCGTTATCAGCTTATAGCAACATCCGTAAAGGTGGTCTTTTCGCGATCAACCTTCGTGAAGAAGATGAGCTGATGGGCGTTCGTTTAACAGATGGATCAAAAGATATCATCGTCGGAACGAAGCAAGGGATGTCGATCCGTTATCAAGAGACAGACGTTCGATCAATGGGTAGAACAGCTACGGGTGTTAAAGCGATTACCCTTGGTGATGACGATGCTGTTGTAGGTATGGAAGTCTTAGATGAGACGCAAGACATCTTGATCGTTACAGATAGAGGTTATGGAAAACGTACACCTATGAGTGAATACCGTCTTCAATCACGTGGTGGTAAAGGGATCAAAACGGTAAACATCACTGAAAAGAATGGTCCGGTTGTTACCCTTAAGACTGTAACGGATGAAGAAGACCTCATGATCATTACAGCAAAAGGAATCATCATTCGAATGAACATCTCAGGCATCTCTCAAATGGGACGAAACACACAAGGTGTTAGATTGATGACCATGAATGATACGAATCATGTAGCAACAGTAGCTGTTGTAGAACGTGAAGAAGAAACAGATGAGTTATTAGATGAGAATGGGGATCCAATCATCACAGAAGGTGTAGAAGATACTACACCAGCTGAAGAAACTACTGCTCCAGAAACAGATACAAACGAAGAGAATAACGAATAATTTCTAAAAAGAGGAAAATGAATCTACATTTTCCTCTTTTTTATATGTAAAATAAAATCATGACCTTCCAAATAAAAGGAGCTTTTTTGTATGAAGATAAAAACGAGTCAAGCTAAGGCCGGGCAGATGCTGGTTCAGGATGTCTTCTCGATGACTAATCAGCCGATCGTAAATAAAAACACGAGATTGAATGCCGAGCATCTGCGCGTACTCACTCGTTTTCAAATCGAAGAGATAGATGTGTTGAATGAATCAACGTCTGGTGTGAACACAACACATCGAGTAAAAGATCCACAGGACTCACTGAATAATAGAAGTGATGAGACGAAATCTGAAAAACAAATACATACCCAAAAAGAAGAGCTCTCTTTTCCAGCACTATACATGCAAACAGTAAAACGTTATAAAAGACTGTTCACAAACTGGCAATCTGGCAGTCCGATCGATATGCTCGAAGTGCGTCAAAGTGTTCTACCTGTATTAGAGAAAGGATCGAGTGTACCAAAAGAGATCCTATTGCTGCACCACTACGCTACGAGTGCAGATTATATGTATCACCATTCAATAGCTGTAGGCATCTTAAGCACGTTCTTAGCTAAAAAATTAAACTTCTCTAGCGGAGACTGCATACAGATCGGCCTAGCGGGCGTGCTGTCCGATTGCGGCATGGCAAAAGTCCAGCCCACTTTATTAAAAAAGAGCGGGTCATTAACGACAGCTGAATTTGATGAAGTGAAGAAACACACGATTCAAGGCTACAACATGCTGAAAAAGATTCCCTCTATTAAAGAAGGTGTTCTTCTCGGTGTTCTCCAACATCACGAACGAATAGATGGATCAGGCTATCC contains:
- the gyrA gene encoding DNA gyrase subunit A produces the protein MSEMERSRIKEINISTEMKASFMDYAMSVIVSRALPDVRDGLKPVHRRILYAMNDLGMTADKAYKKSARIVGEVIGKYHPHGDSAVYDTMVRMAQDFNFRHMLIDGHGNFGSVDGDAAAAMRYTEARMSKIAMEMVRDINKDTIGYKDNYDGSEQEPVVLPARFPNLLVNGAAGIAVGMATNIPPHQLGEVIDGILAVSENPDITIPELMEIIPGPDFPTAGEILGREGIRKAYTTGRGSIIIRAKAEIEEMPSGKQAIIVTELPYQVNKARLIEKIAELVRDKKIEGITDLRDESDRNGMRIVMEIRRDANANVILNNLYKQTALQTSFGINMLALVDGHPKVLNIKECLYHYLKHQQVIIRRRTEFDLKKAEARAHILEGLRIALDHLDEVIALIRGSRTTDLAREGLMEKFELSYEQSQAILDMRLQRLTGLERDKIENEYNDLVALISELRAILADEEKILEIIRTELIEIKEKYDNPRRTIISVGFNSIEDEDLIPRSNIVITLTNKGYIKRLPISTYRSQRRGGKGIQGMGTSEDDFVEQLFTTNTHNYILFFTNKGKAYRLKGYEIPEYGRTAKGIPIINLLQIEQGETISAVIPVEDMESDEIYLNFMTKQGITKRSPLSAYSNIRKGGLFAINLREEDELMGVRLTDGSKDIIVGTKQGMSIRYQETDVRSMGRTATGVKAITLGDDDAVVGMEVLDETQDILIVTDRGYGKRTPMSEYRLQSRGGKGIKTVNITEKNGPVVTLKTVTDEEDLMIITAKGIIIRMNISGISQMGRNTQGVRLMTMNDTNHVATVAVVEREEETDELLDENGDPIITEGVEDTTPAEETTAPETDTNEENNE
- a CDS encoding HD-GYP domain-containing protein, with protein sequence MKIKTSQAKAGQMLVQDVFSMTNQPIVNKNTRLNAEHLRVLTRFQIEEIDVLNESTSGVNTTHRVKDPQDSLNNRSDETKSEKQIHTQKEELSFPALYMQTVKRYKRLFTNWQSGSPIDMLEVRQSVLPVLEKGSSVPKEILLLHHYATSADYMYHHSIAVGILSTFLAKKLNFSSGDCIQIGLAGVLSDCGMAKVQPTLLKKSGSLTTAEFDEVKKHTIQGYNMLKKIPSIKEGVLLGVLQHHERIDGSGYPLKVQGNKLHPFSKVLAVADVYLAMTAERPYRSKQSPFKVLEMMMKDQFGKFDHQVMQAMLAGLSTLSVGSRVRLTNYDIGEIVFIEDSQPTRPMIKLETNGDIIALKNRNDLFIEELLS